One genomic region from Salvia hispanica cultivar TCC Black 2014 chromosome 2, UniMelb_Shisp_WGS_1.0, whole genome shotgun sequence encodes:
- the LOC125206779 gene encoding uncharacterized protein LOC125206779 — protein sequence MAQPPSNSKRLTETPNFEESNSKRHKPYNNDHEQEEPLEQQDHDLSAIFTTLEQELSLDSDSPPPAEEDDGVKSIMRHLLQASDDELGIPNYSSQEFNTNNNDDFGIIKSEENSISVNFFDNGLWEFDDEAANYYAIMQSELFM from the coding sequence ATGGCACAACCTCCCTCCAATTCCAAACGCCTCACAGAAACCCCCAATTTCGAGGAATCAAATTCCAAGCGCCACAAACCCTACAACAACGACCACGAACAAGAGGAACCCCTAGAGCAACAAGATCATGACTTATCCGCCATATTCACCACCCTCGAGCAAGAGCTCTCCCTCGATTCCGACTCCCCGCCGCCCGCCGAGGAAGACGACGGCGTGAAATCGATCATGAGGCACCTTCTACAAGCCTCCGACGACGAGCTAGGGATTCCGAATTACTCCTCCCAggaatttaatactaataacaATGATGATTTCGGAATTATTAAATCTGAGGAAAATAGCATTTCCGTTAATTTCTTCGATAATGGGCTCTGGGAATTTGACGACGAGGCGGCCAACTACTACGCGATTATGCAGTCGGAGCTATTTATgtag
- the LOC125207565 gene encoding 40S ribosomal protein S9-2-like — MVHVSFYRNYGKTFKKPRRPYEKERLDAELKLVGEYGLRCKRELWRVQYALSRIRNNARNLLTLDEKDPRRIFEGEALLRRMNRYGLLDESQNKLDYVLSLTVENFLERRLQTLVFKAGMAKSIHHARVLIRQRHIRVGRQVVNVASFLVRVDSQKHIDFSLTSPFGGGRPGRVKRKNQKAAAKKASGGDGDEDDEE, encoded by the exons ATGGTGCACGTCTCGTTTTACCGCAATT ATGGGAAGACATTCAAGAAGCCTCGTCGTCCTTATGAGAAGGAGCGACTTGATGCTGAGCTAAAGCTTGTTGGAGAGTATGGTTTGAGGTGCAAAAGGGAGCTATGGAGGGTTCAGTATGCCTTGAGTCGTATTAGGAACAATGCTAGAAATCTCTTGACCCTTGATGAGAAGGATCCCCGTCGTATTTTTGAGGGTGAGGCTCTTCTGAGGAGGATGAACAGGTATGGTCTGCTGGATGAGAGCCAGAACAAGCTCGATTATGTCTTGTCCCTCACCGTGGAGAATTTCCTTGAGCGCCGACTCCAAACTTTGGTCTTCAAGGCAGGCATGGCCAAGTCTATTCACCATGCTAGAGTCCTGATCAGGCAAAGGCACATTAG GGTCGGGAGGCAGGTTGTCAATGTCGCATCTTTCCTTGTGCGAGTGGACTCCCAGAAGCACATTGATTTCTCTCTCACAAGCCCCTTCGGTGGTGGTCGCCCCGGAAGAGTGAAGCGAAAGAACCAGAAGGCAGCTGCAAAGAAGGCCTCTGGTGGTGACGGAGATGAGGATGATGAGGAGTGA